Proteins encoded within one genomic window of Granulicella pectinivorans:
- the def gene encoding peptide deformylase: MKIHEVVKYPEPVLAKRATEVTEFDAKLAKLVDEMFDSMYAAQGIGLAAPQIAISKRITVIDVSFKERPEEKLALINPVIVEQEGRQVEEEGCLSLPEIREKVVRAEWVKVKAQNVKGEWFEVEGTELLARALQHEIDHLDGVLFIDRISRLKRELVMRKIKKLQKNGEW, from the coding sequence GTGAAGATTCATGAGGTGGTGAAGTACCCGGAGCCGGTGTTGGCGAAGCGCGCCACGGAGGTGACGGAGTTCGACGCAAAGCTGGCGAAGCTGGTCGACGAGATGTTCGACAGCATGTACGCCGCGCAGGGGATCGGCCTTGCCGCGCCGCAAATTGCTATTTCTAAAAGAATTACAGTGATTGACGTGAGCTTTAAGGAGCGCCCGGAAGAGAAGCTGGCGCTGATCAATCCGGTGATCGTCGAGCAGGAAGGCCGTCAGGTCGAAGAAGAGGGCTGTCTCAGCCTGCCGGAGATCCGCGAGAAGGTCGTTCGCGCGGAGTGGGTGAAGGTGAAGGCGCAGAATGTAAAGGGCGAGTGGTTCGAGGTGGAGGGCACAGAGCTTTTGGCGCGGGCTCTCCAGCATGAGATAGACCACCTGGACGGCGTGCTTTTCATCGACCGGATCAGTCGTCTCAAACGCGAACTTGTGATGCGTAAGATCAAGAAACTACAGAAGAATGGCGAGTGGTAA
- a CDS encoding DinB family protein: MKTTIALLSLGFAATTAAFGQTGNPVVTSAREIFDSQSKYMMAAAAEMPEAKYGFRPTPEQWTFGKTVAHVVGGNNHVCAMLADVASPKVTVTEASTKDELGAALKESFDFCGKALDGLKDAQMGDPITFFGGTKKPKARALTELVADLSDHYSQMASYLRLNGLLPPSAKPKK; the protein is encoded by the coding sequence GTGAAAACGACCATCGCCCTACTATCGCTTGGCTTTGCTGCAACCACCGCCGCTTTTGGCCAGACCGGCAACCCCGTCGTCACGAGCGCACGAGAGATCTTCGACAGCCAGTCGAAGTACATGATGGCGGCCGCGGCGGAGATGCCTGAAGCCAAGTACGGTTTCCGTCCCACGCCGGAGCAGTGGACCTTTGGCAAGACCGTGGCGCACGTCGTGGGTGGAAATAACCACGTCTGCGCGATGTTGGCCGACGTCGCTTCGCCCAAGGTCACGGTAACGGAAGCATCGACCAAGGACGAACTGGGCGCAGCGCTGAAGGAGTCGTTCGACTTCTGCGGCAAGGCGCTCGACGGCCTGAAGGATGCGCAGATGGGCGACCCGATCACCTTCTTCGGCGGGACGAAGAAGCCGAAGGCCCGCGCCCTGACGGAGTTGGTGGCCGATCTATCGGACCACTACTCGCAGATGGCAAGCTACCTTCGGCTGAACGGCCTGCTGCCTCCATCGGCGAAGCCTAAGAAGTAG
- a CDS encoding cation diffusion facilitator family transporter has protein sequence MSLTAQPNAAVPAPHAEKRAAAFSSVLAAFGITLLKLITGLLTGSLGMLSEAAHSGIDLIAAAITLLSVNVSDRPADEDHNYGHGKIESLSAFVETGLMLISSIWIVYESLHRILGRTHLALVMSPWPIVVLLLSIAVDYTRSRNLHRVAVAYASEALEADAVHFGTDIWSSFAVLLGLSAAYAGERFHIPGLELADPIAALVVSLIILKVCYALASKTIDNLLDATPPETRKQIRRQLIHDLLAIPGVISVDRLRTRRSGATYFADLTLGIPRNVTFQRSEQITMAATAAVQLLYPGADVVVHSVPTASLAESVHDRIRAVAARANLSIHDVSVQQYDGHLHVEQHLEVDETLPLRQAHDLVTKLEADMRLEVPAISTILTHIESEPATILHPAVLEHDRQLERRLRTAARAYPKILDIHDVLVTHMPSHGSDRIQVNCHCTLPDDLPMSEVHDIITALEGSFKLENPEVARLLIHPEPATDNRR, from the coding sequence ATGAGCCTCACGGCACAACCGAACGCAGCCGTGCCCGCTCCGCATGCCGAAAAGCGCGCCGCCGCCTTCTCGTCCGTCCTGGCCGCCTTCGGCATCACCCTCCTCAAGCTCATCACCGGCCTCCTCACCGGCTCGCTCGGCATGCTCTCCGAGGCCGCGCACTCCGGCATCGACCTCATCGCCGCCGCCATCACCCTGCTCTCCGTCAACGTCTCCGACCGCCCCGCCGACGAGGACCACAACTACGGCCACGGCAAGATCGAGTCCCTCTCTGCCTTCGTCGAGACCGGCCTGATGCTCATCTCTAGCATCTGGATCGTCTACGAGTCCCTCCACCGCATCCTCGGCCGCACCCACCTCGCCCTGGTCATGTCCCCCTGGCCCATAGTCGTTCTTCTGCTCTCCATTGCGGTCGACTACACCCGCTCCCGCAACCTCCACCGCGTCGCCGTCGCCTACGCCAGCGAAGCCCTCGAGGCCGACGCCGTTCACTTCGGCACCGACATCTGGTCCTCCTTCGCCGTCCTCCTCGGCCTCTCCGCCGCCTACGCCGGCGAGCGCTTCCACATCCCCGGGCTCGAGCTCGCCGACCCTATCGCCGCCCTCGTCGTCTCGCTCATCATCCTCAAGGTCTGCTACGCCCTCGCCAGCAAGACCATCGACAACCTCCTCGACGCCACCCCGCCCGAGACCCGTAAGCAGATCCGCCGCCAACTCATCCACGACCTCCTCGCCATCCCCGGCGTCATCTCCGTCGACCGCCTCCGCACCCGCCGCTCCGGAGCCACCTACTTCGCCGACCTTACCCTCGGCATCCCCCGCAACGTCACCTTCCAGCGCTCCGAGCAGATCACCATGGCCGCCACCGCCGCCGTCCAGCTCCTCTACCCCGGCGCCGACGTCGTCGTCCACTCCGTCCCCACCGCCTCCCTCGCCGAGTCTGTCCACGACCGCATCCGCGCCGTCGCCGCCCGCGCCAACCTCTCCATCCACGACGTCTCCGTCCAGCAATACGACGGACACCTCCACGTCGAGCAGCATCTCGAAGTCGACGAGACCCTCCCGCTGCGTCAGGCCCATGACCTCGTCACCAAGCTCGAGGCCGACATGCGCCTGGAGGTCCCCGCCATCTCCACCATCCTCACCCACATCGAGTCCGAGCCCGCCACCATCCTCCACCCCGCCGTCCTCGAACACGACCGTCAGCTAGAGCGCCGCCTCCGCACCGCCGCCCGCGCCTACCCCAAGATCCTCGACATCCACGACGTCCTCGTCACCCACATGCCCTCCCACGGATCGGACCGTATCCAGGTCAACTGCCACTGTACCCTGCCCGACGATCTCCCCATGTCCGAGGTCCACGACATCATCACCGCCCTCGAAGGCAGCTTCAAGCTCGAAAATCCCGAGGTCGCCCGCCTCCTCATCCACCCCGAACCTGCCACCGACAACCGGAGATGA
- a CDS encoding 3'-5' exoribonuclease YhaM family protein, translating to MKDFFIADAVKFENVVVTTYFALASVQVRDKKTGGQYLAMTLADKTGSFEARMWDDFAEAIANCAEGCYVKVQGQVTKYQGKYQITLTKMRHAAESEVDTADFVPTTKYDIEEMFAELRGYVTSFTNPDLTRLVLAFLDDPEIGPAFKTAPAAKMLHHAWIGGLLEHVLLLVRVCRATAPFYPEVDPELLVTGAILHDIGKIRELSWRSSFSYTVEGQMIGHISIAQGMLREKVQQIQPFPEKLRVLVEHMILSHHGKYEFGSPKLPMTPEAVLLSMLDDLEAKMQNMRAEFGKATAAGKGGGEMTEWVRSMERPLLDSQAYLKTEETK from the coding sequence ATGAAAGACTTTTTTATAGCGGATGCCGTTAAGTTCGAGAACGTCGTCGTCACCACCTACTTCGCGCTGGCCTCGGTGCAGGTGCGGGACAAGAAGACCGGCGGCCAGTACCTGGCGATGACCCTAGCGGACAAGACCGGCTCGTTCGAAGCGCGCATGTGGGACGACTTCGCCGAAGCCATCGCGAACTGCGCCGAGGGTTGCTACGTCAAGGTGCAGGGACAGGTCACGAAGTATCAGGGCAAGTACCAGATCACGCTGACCAAGATGCGACATGCCGCCGAGAGCGAAGTCGATACGGCCGACTTTGTGCCCACGACCAAGTACGACATCGAGGAGATGTTCGCCGAGTTGCGCGGCTACGTAACAAGCTTCACGAATCCCGATCTCACGCGCCTTGTCCTTGCTTTCCTCGACGACCCCGAGATCGGCCCTGCCTTCAAGACCGCTCCCGCCGCCAAGATGCTGCATCACGCCTGGATCGGAGGCCTGCTTGAGCATGTGCTTCTCCTGGTGCGCGTCTGCCGGGCTACCGCGCCGTTTTATCCGGAGGTCGATCCCGAGCTTCTGGTCACAGGAGCGATTCTTCACGACATTGGGAAGATCCGCGAGCTGAGCTGGAGGTCGTCGTTCTCCTACACGGTCGAAGGCCAGATGATCGGCCACATCTCCATCGCGCAGGGGATGCTGCGTGAGAAGGTCCAGCAGATTCAACCGTTCCCGGAGAAGCTCCGTGTGCTGGTCGAACACATGATCCTGAGCCACCACGGCAAGTACGAGTTCGGTTCGCCCAAGCTGCCCATGACGCCCGAGGCCGTGCTGCTCAGCATGCTCGACGATCTCGAAGCGAAGATGCAGAATATGCGTGCCGAGTTTGGCAAGGCCACCGCCGCAGGCAAGGGCGGCGGTGAGATGACGGAGTGGGTGCGGAGCATGGAGAGGCCGCTGCTCGATTCGCAGGCGTATCTGAAGACTGAGGAGACAAAGTGA
- the aroC gene encoding chorismate synthase, which produces MSSKFRFSTAGESHGESLVAMVSGLPAGVPVVQEVVDRELWRRQQGYGRGGRMRIERDKAHILSGVRHGKTIGSPIAMTLANNDWKNWGEILPVEEGDAAKHKAVASPRPGHADLAGSLKYDFKDARYVLERASARESAARVACGAMAKLLLRELGIEVASHTVRVGGQELGRDAAWPEIVASCAREEVLLNCVDPEAEARMKSEVDRALRTGDTIGGVFEVVVHGLPPGVGTHVNWDERMDGLLAQAVMSLQAVKAVELGRGVTAAESMGSTVHDAIAYAEEGENEPEDGGPKFTRFSREKNNAGGIEGGISNGEDIVVRGYLKPISTLRRPLGSVSFATREPVKAAYERSDVCVVPAAGVAAEAMVALTIAGLVIDKFGGDSLREMKRNFDGYAEQIRKF; this is translated from the coding sequence GTGAGTTCGAAGTTCAGGTTTTCGACGGCAGGAGAGAGTCACGGCGAGAGCCTTGTGGCGATGGTCAGTGGTCTGCCGGCAGGCGTTCCCGTAGTGCAGGAGGTCGTCGATCGCGAGCTGTGGCGGCGGCAGCAGGGCTATGGCCGTGGCGGTCGCATGCGGATCGAGCGCGACAAGGCGCACATCCTCAGCGGCGTGCGCCACGGTAAGACCATCGGCTCGCCCATCGCGATGACGCTCGCGAACAACGACTGGAAGAACTGGGGCGAGATTCTTCCAGTTGAAGAGGGAGACGCCGCGAAGCACAAGGCGGTTGCGTCTCCGCGTCCGGGCCATGCCGACTTGGCGGGTTCTCTTAAGTATGACTTTAAAGATGCTCGCTATGTGCTTGAAAGAGCGAGTGCTCGCGAAAGTGCCGCTCGCGTGGCGTGCGGTGCGATGGCCAAGTTGCTCCTGCGCGAATTAGGGATTGAGGTGGCGAGCCACACTGTGCGCGTGGGCGGGCAGGAGCTTGGCCGCGATGCTGCTTGGCCCGAAATCGTAGCCTCCTGCGCTCGCGAAGAGGTCCTGCTGAACTGCGTGGATCCTGAAGCCGAAGCGCGAATGAAGTCCGAGGTGGATCGCGCTCTGCGGACGGGTGACACCATCGGCGGTGTCTTCGAGGTGGTGGTCCACGGACTGCCTCCGGGCGTCGGAACCCACGTGAACTGGGACGAGCGCATGGACGGTTTGCTCGCGCAGGCCGTGATGAGCCTCCAGGCGGTGAAGGCCGTCGAACTGGGGCGGGGAGTGACCGCTGCCGAATCAATGGGTTCAACCGTGCACGACGCGATCGCCTACGCGGAAGAGGGCGAGAACGAGCCGGAAGACGGCGGTCCGAAGTTCACGCGGTTTAGCCGCGAGAAAAATAACGCTGGCGGCATTGAGGGCGGTATCTCCAACGGAGAGGACATTGTTGTGCGCGGGTATCTGAAGCCGATCTCGACGCTGCGGAGGCCGCTTGGTTCCGTCAGCTTCGCGACGCGGGAGCCGGTCAAGGCGGCATACGAGCGTTCGGACGTCTGTGTGGTGCCGGCCGCGGGCGTTGCGGCGGAGGCGATGGTCGCGCTCACGATTGCAGGGCTGGTGATCGACAAGTTTGGCGGCGACTCGCTGCGCGAGATGAAGCGGAACTTTGACGGATATGCGGAACAGATTCGGAAGTTTTAG
- the fmt gene encoding methionyl-tRNA formyltransferase yields MKIVFCGTPEFAVPTLRAVVAAGHDVRLVVTQPDRGVGRGLVMQAPPVKVAAQGLGISVVQPEKIKNNLEFRAQLEEIRPDVILVVAYGRIVPDWMLALPPFGNINLHGSLLPKYRGAAPIQWAVANGETHTGVTSMLLEAGLDTGPMLLAQVVPIAEEETSEDVFEGLAAVGAELIVKTLQGLEDGSVQPIAQNHALATLAPILKREDGLVDFSRPAKVIYDRWRGFQPWPGAYTFLRGKKLILSRLRVADGMDGQVGNVVVEGGRLLVICGERTSIELVEVQMEGKKRMAASEFLRGYQIKTGEQVGQ; encoded by the coding sequence ATGAAGATCGTTTTTTGTGGGACCCCGGAGTTTGCGGTGCCGACGTTGCGGGCGGTGGTGGCGGCTGGGCATGATGTGCGCCTTGTCGTGACACAGCCGGATCGCGGTGTGGGACGCGGGTTGGTGATGCAGGCTCCACCGGTGAAGGTCGCGGCACAAGGTCTTGGAATTTCAGTCGTCCAGCCTGAAAAAATCAAGAACAACCTTGAGTTTCGGGCGCAACTTGAAGAAATCAGGCCGGATGTAATCCTGGTTGTTGCGTATGGCCGCATTGTCCCGGATTGGATGTTGGCGCTTCCTCCCTTTGGAAACATCAATTTACACGGAAGTTTGCTGCCGAAGTACCGGGGTGCCGCGCCGATTCAGTGGGCGGTGGCGAATGGCGAGACTCATACGGGGGTGACCTCTATGTTGTTGGAAGCAGGGCTGGATACGGGGCCGATGCTTCTGGCGCAGGTGGTTCCCATTGCCGAAGAGGAGACTTCCGAGGATGTATTTGAGGGGTTGGCCGCGGTCGGGGCCGAACTTATCGTGAAGACTCTGCAGGGGTTAGAGGATGGTTCGGTGCAACCGATTGCGCAGAATCATGCGCTGGCCACGCTGGCTCCGATTCTCAAGCGGGAGGATGGGCTGGTCGATTTTTCGCGGCCGGCCAAGGTGATTTACGACCGCTGGCGCGGCTTCCAGCCATGGCCGGGTGCATACACGTTTTTGCGGGGTAAGAAGCTGATTCTGAGCCGGTTACGAGTTGCTGATGGAATGGATGGCCAGGTGGGAAATGTAGTCGTAGAAGGTGGTAGATTGCTGGTTATTTGTGGTGAACGGACCAGCATCGAGCTGGTCGAGGTGCAGATGGAAGGCAAGAAGAGGATGGCGGCCTCGGAGTTCCTGCGCGGATACCAGATCAAGACGGGCGAGCAGGTGGGACAGTGA
- a CDS encoding transcription antitermination factor NusB, with translation MKPGKQGSGTREQGAGKKPRQFVKGRPASAGPTRSAAEAQAKVSPARRVAFEILLLVGANKGHSDELLHGVRTEELSEADRNLATALVMGVLRWEIALDARVRVHLQRPDQALPEPVALALRMGAFQLQHMDRIPAHAALSESVELCRAAGHPHATGMVNAILRKVAAAQKPKERIFESVAAFAERLGHPRWMVERWVANYGRDKALKICEADQTEPVAGGVFEALDNGDQGAGKMPQMDDGSRLVAEIAAAAAPAVEGRALRVWDCCAAPGGKTLMLALRTKGEVLASDVSARRLEQMKGRLRRHSYAEGVRTLAVDAAALPASEGEFDLILCDVPCSGTGTLARNPEIRFRMTQEELGRQAGRQREILGAALKRLAPGGRLVYSTCSLEPEENEAVVGTVGDGFRRIPVGEFLGGIPGLKEGGDLSSAVVDGALRTLPGVDGCDGFFAVVVERV, from the coding sequence GTGAAGCCGGGGAAGCAGGGATCAGGGACCAGGGAACAGGGAGCAGGAAAGAAGCCGCGCCAGTTTGTGAAGGGCAGGCCTGCCAGTGCCGGGCCGACCCGGTCGGCGGCGGAGGCTCAGGCCAAGGTATCTCCTGCACGGCGGGTGGCGTTTGAGATTTTGTTGCTGGTCGGAGCGAACAAGGGGCATAGCGACGAACTGCTGCATGGGGTGCGGACGGAGGAGCTTTCGGAGGCGGACCGGAATCTTGCCACGGCGCTGGTGATGGGTGTGCTGCGCTGGGAGATCGCGCTCGATGCACGGGTGAGAGTGCATCTGCAGAGACCGGATCAGGCTCTGCCGGAGCCGGTCGCGCTGGCGCTGCGGATGGGGGCGTTCCAGTTGCAGCATATGGACCGGATTCCGGCGCATGCGGCGTTGAGTGAGTCGGTGGAGCTTTGCCGGGCGGCGGGTCATCCGCATGCGACCGGGATGGTGAATGCGATTCTGCGCAAGGTGGCAGCGGCGCAGAAGCCGAAGGAGCGGATCTTTGAATCGGTCGCGGCGTTTGCGGAGCGGTTAGGGCATCCACGCTGGATGGTGGAGCGGTGGGTGGCTAACTACGGGCGGGATAAGGCGCTGAAGATCTGCGAGGCGGACCAGACGGAGCCGGTGGCGGGTGGGGTGTTCGAGGCGCTCGATAACGGGGACCAGGGCGCGGGGAAGATGCCGCAGATGGACGATGGATCGAGGCTGGTGGCGGAGATTGCGGCGGCGGCGGCTCCGGCGGTCGAGGGGAGGGCGCTGCGGGTTTGGGATTGCTGCGCGGCTCCTGGGGGGAAGACGCTGATGCTTGCTCTGAGGACCAAGGGCGAGGTACTGGCTAGCGATGTGAGTGCGCGGCGTCTGGAGCAGATGAAGGGGCGGCTGCGGCGGCACTCGTATGCGGAGGGGGTTCGGACGCTGGCGGTGGATGCGGCTGCGTTACCGGCCTCTGAAGGCGAGTTCGATCTGATTTTGTGCGATGTGCCTTGCAGCGGGACGGGGACGCTGGCTCGGAATCCGGAGATTCGGTTTCGGATGACGCAGGAGGAGTTGGGGCGGCAGGCTGGGCGCCAGAGGGAGATTCTGGGGGCGGCGCTGAAGAGGCTGGCTCCGGGGGGACGGCTGGTCTATTCGACGTGTTCGCTGGAGCCGGAGGAGAATGAGGCGGTGGTGGGGACGGTTGGGGACGGGTTCAGACGGATTCCGGTGGGGGAGTTTCTGGGTGGGATTCCGGGGTTGAAGGAGGGTGGGGATTTGTCTTCGGCGGTGGTGGATGGGGCGCTTCGGACATTGCCTGGGGTGGATGGGTGTGATGGGTTCTTTGCGGTGGTGGTGGAGCGGGTTTAG
- a CDS encoding Gfo/Idh/MocA family protein yields the protein MRRLLTFLLVATASSLPAQQAPIKVAIIGLTHNHVAGFLSALPRSHSAELVAIVEPDQALVQKYTTRFHLDPTLFYPDEAQMLNKLHPDAVLVYTSIYRHRRVIEIAAHHGVSAMVEKPLATTVEDALSIRDLARANHIQVLTNYETTWYSSNMEALNEAASGKLGEVRKVIVRDGHEGPKEIGVTPEFLDWLTDPVQNGAGAMFDFGCYGADMVTQMMHGQTPISVTAVAQTDKPGTYPRVDDDATIVLRYPHTQAVLLPSWNWSFSVKNMEVYGVNGTIFTVASDHIRTRYKGDKTETESTAPPLSPEHATSLDYLAAVLHHQIDSKGDLSSLETNMVVVQILDAARRSAKTGQTIRLTPLPN from the coding sequence ATGCGCCGACTCCTCACGTTCCTCCTCGTAGCGACCGCATCCAGCCTCCCCGCCCAGCAAGCCCCCATCAAAGTCGCCATCATCGGCCTCACCCACAACCACGTAGCCGGCTTCCTCAGCGCCCTCCCCAGGAGCCACTCGGCTGAACTCGTAGCGATTGTGGAGCCCGACCAGGCCCTCGTCCAGAAGTACACCACCCGCTTCCATCTCGACCCCACCCTCTTCTACCCAGATGAAGCCCAGATGCTCAACAAGCTCCACCCCGACGCAGTCCTTGTCTACACCTCCATCTACAGACATCGCCGAGTCATCGAGATCGCTGCCCATCACGGCGTCTCCGCCATGGTCGAGAAGCCTCTAGCCACAACCGTCGAAGATGCTCTCTCCATCCGCGACCTTGCCCGCGCCAACCACATCCAGGTCCTCACCAACTACGAGACCACCTGGTACTCCTCCAACATGGAAGCCCTCAACGAAGCGGCCAGCGGCAAACTCGGCGAGGTCCGCAAGGTCATCGTTCGCGACGGCCACGAGGGACCGAAGGAGATCGGCGTCACCCCCGAGTTCCTGGATTGGCTCACCGACCCCGTCCAGAACGGAGCCGGCGCCATGTTCGACTTCGGCTGTTACGGAGCCGACATGGTCACCCAGATGATGCACGGTCAGACCCCCATCTCCGTCACCGCGGTCGCCCAGACCGACAAGCCCGGCACCTACCCCAGGGTCGACGACGACGCCACAATCGTCCTCCGCTACCCCCACACCCAGGCCGTCCTGCTCCCCTCCTGGAACTGGTCCTTCTCCGTCAAGAACATGGAGGTCTACGGAGTCAACGGAACCATCTTCACCGTAGCCTCGGACCACATCCGCACCCGCTACAAGGGCGACAAAACCGAAACCGAATCGACCGCACCCCCACTATCCCCCGAACACGCAACCTCATTGGACTATCTGGCGGCCGTCCTCCACCATCAAATCGACTCCAAAGGCGACCTCTCCTCCCTAGAAACCAACATGGTCGTAGTCCAGATCCTCGACGCCGCCCGCCGCAGCGCCAAAACCGGCCAAACCATCCGTCTAACCCCGTTGCCCAACTAA
- a CDS encoding PASTA domain-containing protein has product MSTQLRILRLFNLAFGTLAMLAVALLSAFITMRLAIHGREVDVPSFSGLSVPDAQKRARSKGLSLNIENRFYSTSIPAGHLISQSPSPGETVRRDSEVRVTESLGSQQVQIPNTIGQSERSATIAIKRLTLELGTVSYLPTDGPPDTVLAQSPPPNATNVDGPRVSLLISQPPDAASPDTFVMPNLTGTSFAVASFRAAAAGLHIIRTPDPVAVAAANPDGSASPATASGAYQDAVPVTPTFTYPTGNVVAQFPLAGHKVTRGDGVHLAFSHPTPTVDATPATPTPAP; this is encoded by the coding sequence ATGAGCACTCAACTCCGCATCCTCCGCCTCTTCAACCTCGCCTTCGGCACACTCGCCATGCTGGCGGTTGCGCTGCTCTCCGCCTTCATTACCATGCGCCTCGCCATTCACGGCCGTGAGGTCGACGTCCCCAGCTTCTCCGGCCTGTCCGTTCCCGACGCCCAGAAGCGCGCCCGCTCCAAGGGGCTCTCGCTCAACATCGAGAACCGCTTCTACTCCACCAGCATCCCCGCCGGCCACCTCATCAGCCAGTCCCCCTCTCCCGGCGAGACCGTCCGCCGCGACTCCGAGGTCCGCGTCACCGAATCCCTCGGATCCCAGCAGGTCCAGATCCCCAACACCATCGGCCAGTCCGAGCGCTCCGCCACCATCGCCATCAAGCGCCTCACCCTGGAGCTCGGCACCGTCTCCTACCTCCCCACCGACGGGCCGCCCGACACCGTCCTCGCCCAGTCCCCCCCGCCCAACGCGACGAACGTAGATGGCCCCCGCGTCTCGCTCCTCATCTCCCAGCCCCCCGACGCCGCCTCCCCCGATACCTTCGTCATGCCCAACCTCACCGGCACCTCCTTCGCCGTGGCCAGCTTCCGCGCCGCCGCCGCCGGTCTGCACATCATCCGCACTCCCGACCCCGTGGCCGTAGCGGCCGCCAACCCCGACGGCTCCGCGAGCCCCGCCACTGCCAGCGGTGCCTACCAGGATGCCGTCCCCGTCACCCCAACCTTCACCTACCCAACCGGCAACGTAGTCGCCCAATTCCCTCTGGCCGGCCACAAAGTCACCCGAGGCGACGGCGTCCACCTCGCCTTCTCCCACCCCACCCCCACCGTCGACGCTACCCCGGCCACTCCAACCCCTGCTCCGTAA
- a CDS encoding RNA polymerase sigma factor, whose amino-acid sequence MQEQQALVFRTLLRLTGSHDRIEDLAQEVFMRLYRGLVHFQGEAKLSTYLYRIIVNVAQDEWKRRRKDREYRFTPASDPDDDAPAFVETLPSHGRNAEQEYAREEMLDAVDQGLLLLSEPERAVLVLYHQEECSYEHIALTLNLPIGTVRTHLHRGRQKLGDHVRAQTARRTAPVERIA is encoded by the coding sequence GTGCAGGAGCAGCAGGCGCTTGTCTTTCGTACGCTGCTCCGTCTGACCGGCTCGCACGATCGCATCGAGGATCTGGCGCAGGAGGTCTTCATGCGGCTCTATCGTGGGCTAGTTCACTTTCAGGGAGAGGCGAAGCTTTCGACCTATCTTTATCGGATCATCGTCAACGTGGCGCAGGACGAGTGGAAGAGACGGCGCAAGGATCGCGAGTACCGGTTTACCCCGGCTTCGGATCCGGATGACGATGCTCCAGCGTTTGTCGAGACCTTGCCTTCACACGGGAGGAACGCCGAGCAGGAGTATGCGCGGGAGGAGATGCTCGATGCGGTCGACCAAGGTCTACTCCTGCTCTCGGAACCCGAGCGCGCCGTACTGGTCCTTTATCATCAGGAGGAGTGTAGTTACGAGCATATCGCCCTGACGCTGAACCTGCCGATCGGAACGGTACGGACCCATCTTCATCGTGGCCGCCAAAAATTGGGCGATCATGTTCGCGCACAAACCGCACGACGAACCGCGCCGGTAGAAAGGATCGCATGA
- a CDS encoding 2-dehydropantoate 2-reductase — protein MSTVTIIGSGAIGCAVGSALVETGKHRVVFCANTPFESLHVSFPDGSAIVSPAEVSTTPSSPAPVDWVLLCVKAQQVPATESWLRALAGPNTRVAVLQNGVEHFDSVTPIIGNPERILPVVVQIPAERTAPGTVIVTGTPHLVVPEGDLGSGLQTLFEGSRLPVKMTADFLRSLWEKMCLNAANGSLTALTERDQSVIREPEVAELCRQIVRECMKVGRAEGAVLDDGLPERIVVQLAGTPGTPGGGNSMYYDRLAGRELEADARNGVIPRLGKKHGIPTPINATLYALLKNLKPRTTS, from the coding sequence ATGTCCACAGTCACCATCATCGGTTCCGGAGCAATCGGCTGCGCGGTAGGTTCCGCGCTGGTCGAAACCGGGAAGCATCGGGTCGTCTTTTGCGCGAATACCCCCTTCGAGAGCCTTCATGTGTCCTTCCCGGACGGAAGCGCGATCGTCTCCCCTGCCGAGGTTTCCACCACACCATCCTCGCCTGCTCCGGTGGACTGGGTGCTGCTCTGCGTGAAGGCGCAGCAGGTGCCAGCGACCGAATCCTGGCTTCGAGCGCTTGCGGGGCCCAACACCAGGGTTGCCGTGCTCCAGAACGGCGTCGAGCACTTCGACTCCGTCACGCCCATCATCGGCAATCCGGAGCGCATCCTGCCCGTCGTCGTGCAGATTCCTGCTGAGCGCACCGCGCCCGGCACAGTGATCGTCACCGGGACGCCGCACCTCGTCGTTCCCGAGGGCGACCTCGGCAGCGGACTGCAGACGCTCTTTGAGGGGTCACGCCTTCCGGTCAAGATGACCGCCGATTTTCTCAGGAGCCTGTGGGAGAAGATGTGCCTGAATGCCGCCAACGGTTCGCTGACGGCGCTCACCGAGCGGGACCAGTCCGTCATCCGCGAGCCGGAGGTCGCCGAGTTGTGCCGTCAGATCGTACGCGAATGCATGAAGGTAGGCAGGGCGGAGGGTGCGGTGCTCGACGATGGCCTGCCAGAGCGGATCGTGGTGCAGCTTGCGGGCACGCCGGGAACACCTGGAGGCGGCAACTCCATGTACTACGACCGCCTCGCGGGGCGGGAACTGGAAGCCGATGCACGCAACGGAGTGATCCCGCGCCTCGGGAAGAAGCACGGGATACCAACTCCCATCAACGCGACACTCTATGCGCTCCTGAAAAACCTAAAGCCGCGCACTACTTCTTAG